The following proteins come from a genomic window of Trifolium pratense cultivar HEN17-A07 linkage group LG4, ARS_RC_1.1, whole genome shotgun sequence:
- the LOC123922730 gene encoding uncharacterized protein LOC123922730, with product MSSSSSSSSFPNHQWLYDVFLNFRGEDTRSKFVSHLHASLSNAGINTFVDYQLDKGTELESELLQAIEDSHISIVVFSKTYTESSWCLNELEKIMKCRRNYGQIVLPIFYDVDPSVVRHQKGAYGNALRSTAEKRYSEGEAVEYVLSRWKIALTQASNLSGWDLTNCRNEDELMQQIVEDVLTKIQKTFLSITEYPVGLESRVEQMIQFIEKQSSKVCMIGIRGMGGSGKTTTAKAIYNRIHRKFVDRSFIENVREVSEKDNRGIIHLQEQLLSDVLKTKERIHSIAFGPILIENRLKGKRALVVLDDVTTTEQLKALCGNPKLFGSGSVLIVTTRDGRLLNLLSADYVCTMTEMDKKESLELFSWHAFRQPIPSADFNKLSKNVVAYSGGLPLALEVLGSYLYERTKQEWKGVLSKLGRIPNDQVQEKLRISYDGLEDDTEKDIFLDICCFFIGKDIAYVTEILNGCGLYANIGIPVLIERSLVKVGKNNKLGMHDLLRDMGREIVRVSSARVPGKRSRLWFRGDVHDVLTKNTGTETVEGLVLKSQSTGEVCFSADSFKEMKKLRLLQLDHVDLTGDFGYISKEVRWLHWQGYTGDYMPGEFYQGNLVVVDLRYSYIKRVWKETMLMDKLKILNLSHSKYLEITPDFSKLPNLEKLIMKDCPSLSKIHHSIGDLKNVLLINLKDCTGLRNLPRKIYQLKSLKTFILSGCSKIDKLEEDIVQMESLTTLVATNTGVKQVPFSIVRSKSIVYISLCGFEGSSRNVFPSLIRSWMAPTMNSLLYISPFGSVSLSLASLVFESDNSGYLSPNPSSLSKLGRFWVHYRLYFQVTQELRTFLDDLYNVNFTVLEDTSHESQSSSYSLRSLLMKMSSCHGKINNTLGESISQTMSGELSKVHNKYILQEISEKQVNHRIDSQRIRVDSDEDYESLPPLKRSRKYSNEKEWEDLGDILTPTFKKLKIKHSKERRSKAPDGRSRKSQMKRVAEDSVNSYEETKSSFKNPMKQDSPKVVNVNQEKKKTQPKFQIPEFSLDSSKLIIHFQKIENPQQVLPPVKNKEPDTIKVPSGFINTLPQENILEKDASTLVISLSSQTVKQEKVNESITSKCKSSTSKGPSATENVEKVSCKQESVSEYSPVDYSKYKELIEEDPLAMMEKLLSGELSFSSKTSQSTKQAEATQVEREPINTLLDDLRHLVFSSNLLKYLPNDMNRREKVKGLLFELDDRVDELSEKQVLGLVELTKIFNEAEIIIDGSRDNADSLQELEVNHKNTMSKLQASKDKMKRFAESIAAGQNKIQDIDHEIEDIQTQIQLLKQQVNKLRQEKSLLKDTCSKCHEKRVYIMKEVKSISSEAVEILEKTSQLEKKEQEFNLNYKRLQEHYTKMKLAPPFFLWLIDIHRPMNPSSSFSTSNPQWLYDVFISFRGPDTRGNFVSHLYAALCNAGINTFLDDEELRKGKELGPELFRAIHGSQIAIVVFSGNYVHSNWCLDELVQIMECHDNTSQVVFPVFYGVTPSFIRQYAKETFGEVTNKSDSRARNVDHQKNPRKEALIDASHVAGWDMANYSNESMVVKKIVAQVLQTLDKKYLPIPDYPVGLESRAKRMIRFLRQNTRGVCLAGIWGMGGIGKSTIAKVVYNNLWYEFEDQSFLANIREVWGKDRGPINLQEQLLSDILKKGNIKVHSVEWGKAMINERLCTKRALIVLDDVSTCEQLDALCGNRNGIGPGSIIIITTRDVRLLNITKVDFIYKVEGLNSSESVKLFNWHAFKAESPTKGSLRPSGDVVSYCGGLPLALEVLGSYLFNRRIKEWNSVLSKLKQIPNDQIHEKLKISFDGLRDRMEKDIFLDVCCFFIGKDIAYVTEILNGCGFHADIGIAVLIERSLIKIEKNRKLGMHDLLRDMGREIVRESSTKKPEKRSRLWCHEDVVDVLTNHSGTRAIEGLVMKSQRTSTVSFDTIAFEKMKRLRLLQLDHVDLIGNYQFFPKHLKWLSWQGFPLKYIPENFYQENLVAMDLKHSNLIQVWKKPQLIVGLKILNLSHSKYLKSTPNFSKLPNLEKLIMKDCPSLSEVHSSIGDLKNILLINLKDCTSLSNLPREIYQLTSVKTLILSGCLNIDKLEEDILQMESLRTLIAANTGVKKVPFSLVRSKSIAYISLCGYEGLSCDVFPSIIRSWLSPTMNSLPHIPPFGGMPMSRVSLDIERNDLALVYQSRSKIRTVSVQCDSEIQLKEEFRRFLDDLYCAGLTEVGTSHASQVLDLSLRSLLIQIGSCHIVIDILVKSLSQELTNNSSNSLRHGDNYPSWLAYTFKGPSVVFQVPEANDCCMKGITLCVIYSSTHENLATDCFASVLIINYTKFTIQIFKQDTVRSFNDEDWQGVISSLGVGDNVEIFVAIGNGFTVKEMAVYLVYDPSNAMEIEPLNAMEVDRSTETKIEPLQEVEMQPSPNVKSEASAEEEVQPSPRVQMEPSSDEGVQVSPNVKMDPSAEEEVQPSPHVQTEPSADEGVQLSPNVKMEPSAEEEVQPPPHVQTEPSADEGVQVSPNVKMEPSAEEEVQRNNYEHQESSEKHVIYRIDPQTIRVDSDEEYESLQPFKPSRKVNKSDHLSNGDSASSVPPITSKEKSDSLRKEIENPQQTLPSLKSKAPDAIKVPSDFINSLPQKKVLEKGSSTKSTPIISLTSPRMKQEKVNESITSKSSASKGPSATENVEKVSSKQESVYEHSLVDYSKYKELIEEDPLAMMEKLLSGELSFSSKTSQSTKQAETTQAERVPINALLDDLRLLVFSSNLLNYLPNDTNRREKVKGLLFELNDRVDELSEKQVLGLDEFTKIFDEAAIIIDDSRDNADSLQELELNRKNTISKLQASKDKIKRLAESIYADQYKIEDINIQIEDIQTQIQLLKEQVNKLQQEKSLLIDTCSKCHEKSVDIMKDIKSISSEAVEILEKTSHLEKKEQEFNLNYKRLQEHYTKMKLAPPF from the exons ATGTCGTCgtcgtcgtcatcatcatcattcccCAATCATCAATGGCTCTACGACGTGTTCCTCAACTTCAGAGGAGAAGACACACGCAGCAAATTCGTTTCACATCTTCATGCATCACTCTCAAATGCTGGAATCAACACTTTTGTTGACTATCAGCTTGACAAAGGAACAGAGCTAGAATCAGAACTTCTTCAAGCAATAGAAGACTCTCACATTTCGATTGTTGTTTTCTCCAAAACATATACTGAATCTAGTTGGTGTCTTAACGAACTTGAAAAAATCATGAAATGTCGAAGAAATTATGGTCAGATTGTTTTGCCTATTTTCTATGATGTTGATCCTTCCGTTGTTCGTCATCAGAAAGGTGCTTATGGAAATGCTTTGAGATCTACTGCAGAAAAGAGATACTCTGAAGGGGAAGCTGTTGAATATGTGTTGTCTAGATGGAAAATTGCACTCACTCAAGCTTCAAATTTGTCTGGTTGGGATCTTACCAATTGCAG gaaTGAAGATGAACTAATGCAGCAAATTGTTGAGGACgttttgacaaaaatacaaaagacaTTCTTGTCTATTACTGAATATCCAGTTGGATTggaatctcgtgtggaacaaatgATTCAGTTTATTGAAAAGCAATCAAGCAAAGTTTGTATGATAGGAATACGGGGAATGGGAGGATCCGGAAAAACAACCACAGCCAAGGCTATCTACAATCGAATCCATCGCAAATTTGTGGATAGAAGTTTCATAGAAAATGTCAGAGAAGTCAGCGAAAAGGATAATAGAGGCATTATTCATTTACAAGAACAGCTTCTCTCAGATGTCCTCAAAACAAAAGAGAGGATACATAGCATTGCATTTGGGCCAATTCTGATTGAGAATAGGCTTAAAGGAAAAAGGGCACTTGTTGTACTTGATGATGTGACCACGACTGAGCAATTAAAAGCCCTGTGCGGAAATCCTAAGTTGTTTGGTTCGGGAAGTGTATTAATTGTTACTACAAGAGATGGACGCCTACTTAATTTACTTAGTGCTGACTATGTCTGTACAATGACAGAAATGGATAAAAAGGAGTCACTTGAACTTTTCAGTTGGCATGCTTTTAGACAACCGATACCAAGTGCAGACTTCAACAAACTATCCAAAAATGTAGTTGCTTACTCTGGAGGATTACCACTTGCTCTTGAAGTCCTTGGATCTTACCTATATGAGAGGACGAAACAAGAATGGAAAGGTGTACTGTCAAAATTAGGGAGAATTCCCAATGATCAAGTACAGGAGAAACTGAGAATAAGCTATGATGGTTTAGAGGATGATACAGAAAAGGATATATTTCTTGACATATGTTGTTTCTTTATTGGCAAGGACATAGCCTATGTTACAGAAATACTGAATGGTTGTGGACTTTATGCTAACATTGGAATACCTGTTCTCATAGAAAGAAGCCTCGTAAAAGTTGGAAAGAATAACAAGCTTGGAATGCATGATTTGCTACGCGACATGGGAAGAGAAATTGTTCGCGTAAGTTCAGCAAGAGTGCCTGGGAAGCGTAGTCGATTGTGGTTTCGCGGGGATGTACATGatgttttgacaaaaaatacC GGAACCGAAACTGTAGAAGGATTGGTTTTGAAGTCCCAAAGCACCGGCGAAGTTTGCTTCAGTGCTGATTCTTTCAAGGAGATGAAGAAACTAAGACTTTTACAACTTGATCATGTTGATCTTACTGGAGATTTTGGGTATATTTCTAAAGAAGTGAGATGGCTCCATTGGCAGGGATATACAGGAGACTATATGCCCGGTGAATTTTATCAAGGAAATCTAGTTGTTGTTGACTTAAGATACAGTTATATTAAACGAGTGTGGAAAGAAACCATG TTGATGGATAAGCTAAAAATTCTCAATCTCAGTCATTCCAAGTACTTGGAAATCACCCCTGACTTTTCGAAATTACCAAATCTAGAAAAGCTCATTATGAAAGATTGTCCAAGTTTGTCCAAGATACACCATTCCATTGGAGATCTTAAGAATGTTCTTTTGATAAATTTGAAGGACTGTACAGGTCTTAGAAATCTTCCAAGGAAGATCTATCAATTGAAATCATTGAAAACTTTCATTCTTTCTGGTTGTTCAAAAATTGACAAATTGGAAGAAGATATAGTGCAAATGGAATCCTTGACAACTCTAGTTGCAACAAATACTGGGGTCAAACAAGTGCCTTTTTCGATAGTTAGATCAAAAAGCATTGTTTATATATCCCTATGTGGTTTTGAAGGATCATCGCGCAATGTTTTTCCTTCTCTCATTAGGTCTTGGATGGCACCAACCATGAATTCCCTACTCTATATTTCGCCATTTGGAAGCGTGTCATTGTCTCTAGCTTCGTTGGTTTTTGAGAGCGATAATTCGGGATATCTATCACCTAATCCTAGCAGCCTTTCAAAACTTGGACGATTTTGGGTTCACTACCGCTTGTACTTTCAAGTAACTCAAGAATTAAGAACATTTCTTGATGATTTATACAATGTAAATTTTACTGTGTTGGAAGACACATCACATGAATCACAAAGCTCGAGTTATTCATTGAGATCACTTTTGATGAAAATGAGCAGTTGCCACGGAAAGATCAATAATACTCTTGGCGAGAGCATATCACAG ACAATGTCAGGGGAATTGTCTAAAGTTCACAACAAATATATACTTCAAGAAATTTCAGAAAAACAAGTTAACCACAGGATAGACTCTCAG AGAATTCGGGTGGACTCTGATGAAGACTATGAAAGCCTCCCACCTTTGAAACGTTCTAGGAAG TATTCAAATGAGAAAGAGTGGGAAGACTTGGGAGATATTCTTACCCCAACatttaagaaactaaaaattaaGCACTCAAAAGAAAGGAGATCAAAAGCTCCTGATGGAAGAAGTAGAAAATCTCAAATGAAAAGAGTGGCAGAAGATTCTGTTAATAGTTATGAGGAAACAAAATCATCCTTTAAAAATCCAATGAAG CAGGATTCCCCTAAAGTTGTTAATGTTAatcaagagaaaaagaaaactcAGCCTAAATTCCAAATTCCTGAGTTTTCTTTGGATTCCTCAAAG TTGATTATTCATTTTCAGAAGATTGAAAATCCTCAACAAGTATTACCTCCAGTGAAGAATAAGGAACCAGACACCATAAAAGTCCCCTCTGGTTTTATCAACACATTACCTCAGGAAAATATTCTTGAAAAAGATGCTTCAACCCTCGTAATTTCTTTATCATCACAAACAGTTAAGCAAGAGAAGGTAAATGAAAGCATCACTAGTAAATGCAAATCCTCCACTTCCAAGGGTCCAAGTGCTACAGAAAATGTAGAAAAGGTTTCTTGTAAACAAGAATCTGTTTCTGAGTATTCACCAGTTGATTATTCTAAATACAAGGAACTTATTGAAGAGGACCCTCTAGCCATGATGGAGAAACTACTTTCTGGTGAACTCAGTTTTTCGTCAAAGACTTCACAATCTACAAAACAAGCAGAAGCTACTCAAGTTGAGAGGGAACCAATCAATACCCTGCTTGATGACTTGAGACATCTAGTTTTTTCAAGTAACCTTTTGAAATATCTGCCAAACGACATGAACCGTAGAGAAAAGGTAAAAGGTTTATTATTTGAACTTGATGATAGGGTCGATGAACTGTCTGAGAAACAGGTTTTGGGTCTTGTTGAGCTCACTAAAATCTTCAATGAAGCCGAAATCATCATTGATGGTAGTCGAGACAATGCCGATTCTCTTCAAGAGCTTGAAGTGAACCACAAAAACACGATGTCTAAACTTCAGGCTTCCAAGGACAAGATGAAGAGATTTGCTGAATCAATTGCTGCTGGCCAGAATAAAATCCAAGATATAGATCATGAAATTGAGGATATACAGACACAAATTCAATTGCTTAAGCAGCAAGTAAATAAGCTTCGTCAAGAAAAGTCTCTCTTGAAAGATACTTGTTCGAAATGTCACGAAAAAAGGGTCTATATTATGAAAGAAGTTAAAAGTATATCCTCAGAAGCTGTGGAAATCCTTGAGAAAACTTCGCAACTCGAAAAGAAAGAACAAGAATTCAATTTGAATTACAAGAGACTCCAAGAGCACTATACCAAAATGAAATTAGCACCTCCTTTT TTCCTGTGGTTGATCGATATTCATAGACCCATGAatccttcttcatctttttcaacaTCCAATCCCCAATGGTTGTACGACGTGTTCATCAGTTTCAGGGGACCCGACACTCGTGGCAATTTTGTTTCTCATCTTTATGCAGCACTGTGTAATGCTGGAATCAACACTTTTCTTGATGATGAAGAGCTTAGAAAGGGAAAGGAGCTTGGACCAGAATTATTCAGAGCAATTCATGGTTCTCAAATAGCCATAGTTGTTTTCTCAGGAAACTATGTTCATTCTAATTGGTGTCTTGATGAACTGGTACAAATCATGGAATGCCACGACAATACGAGTCAGGTTGTTTTTCCTGTATTTTATGGTGTTACCCCTTCGTTTATACGTCAATATGCTAAAGAAACTTTTGGAGAAGTTACCAATAAAAGTGATAGCCGTGCCCGTAATGTGGATCACCAGAAAAATCCACGAAAGGAAGCACTCATCGATGCTTCGCATGTGGCTGGTTGGGATATGGCTAATTACAG TAATGAAAGCATGGTTGTGAAGAAAATTGTTGCCCAAGTTTTGCAAACACTAGACAAAAAATACTTACCTATCCCAGATTATCCTGTTGGACTAGAATCGCGTGCAAAACGCATGATTCGGTTTTTAAGACAGAATACAAGAGGAGTATGTTTAGCAGGGATTTGGGGAATGGGGGGGATAGGCAAAAGCACCATTGCCAAAGTTGTCTACAATAATCTTTGGTATGAATTTGAAGATCAAAGCTTCCTTGCTAATATTAGAGAAGTTTGGGGGAAAGATCGGGGTCCAATCAATTTACAAGAACAACTTCTTTCAGATATCCTCAAAAAAGGAAATATAAAGGTGCATAGTGTTGAGTGGGGAAAAGCTATGATCAATGAACGACTTTGCACAAAACGAGCACTTATTGTACTTGATGATGTGAGTACGTGTGAGCAGTTAGATGCACTATGCGGAAATCGGAATGGGATTGGTCCGGGAAGTATAATAATCATAACAACAAGAGATGTGCGTCTACTTAATATCACTAAAGTTGACTttatttataaagtagaggGATTGAATTCATCAGAGTCCGTTAAACTTTTCAATTGGCATGCATTTAAGGCGGAGAGTCCAACTAAAGGTTCCCTTAGACCCTCAGGAGATGTAGTTTCTTATTGTGGTGGACTACCATTAGCTCTTGAAGTCCTTGGATCTTACCTATTCAACAGGAGAATAAAAGAGTGGAACAGTGTATTATCAAAGCTAAAACAGATACCCAATGATCAAATCcatgaaaaactaaaaataagttttgatgGTTTAAGGGATCGTATGGAGAAGGATATATTTCTTGATGTCTGTTGTTTCTTTATCGGTAAGGATATAGCTTATGTTACGGAGATATTAAATGGTTGTGGGTTTCATGCTGATATTGGAATAGCAGTGCTGATAGAGAGAAGtctaataaaaattgaaaagaatagAAAGCTCGGAATGCATGATTTGCTACGAGACATGGGGAGAGAAATTGTTCGTGAAAGTTCAACTAAGAAGCCTGAGAAGCGTAGTCGGTTGTGGTGCCAtgaagatgttgttgatgtATTGACCAACCATAGC GGAACAAGAGCCATCGAAGGATTGGTTATGAAGTCACAAAGGACCAGTACAGTTTCCTTCGATACCATTGcttttgagaaaatgaaaagaTTGAGATTGTTGCAACTTGATCATGTAGATCTCATCGGAAACTATCAGTTTTTTCCGAAGCACCTGAAATGGCTTTCTTGGCAAGGATTTCCTTTAAAATACATACCAGAAAACTTTTATCAGGAAAATCTAGTTGCTATGGACTTAAAACACAGCAATCTTATCCAAGTTTGGAAGAAGCCGCAG TTGATTGTGGGACTGAAGATCCTAAATCTCAGTCATTCTAAGTACTTGAAAAGCACCCCTAACTTTTCAAAATTACCGAACCTAGAAAAGCTCATTATGAAGGATTGTCCAAGTTTATCCGAGGTACACTCGTCCATTGGAGATCTCAAGAATATTCTTCTGATAAATTTGAAGGACTGTACAAGTCTTAGCAATCTCCCAAGAGAGATATATCAATTGACATCAGTAAAAACTCTGATCCTTTCTGGTTGTTTAAATATTGACAAATTGGAAGAAGATATATTGCAAATGGAATCCTTGAGAACACTAATTGCAGCAAATACTGGTGTCAAAAAAGTGCCATTTTCGTTAGTTAGATCAAAAAGCATTGCATATATATCCTTATGTGGATATGAAGGATTATCATGTGATGTTTTTCCTTCTATCATTAGGTCATGGTTGTCACCAACAATGAATTCCTTACCACATATTCCACCTTTTGGTGGCATGCCAATGTCTCGTGTTTCCTTGGATATAGAGCGTAATGATTTGGCTTTGGTCTATCAATCACGTTCGAAAATTAGAACTGTTTCGGTACAATGTGACTCAGAGATTCAACTGAAAGAAGAATTCAGAAGATTTCTTGATGATCTATATTGTGCTGGTCTTACTGAAGTGGGAACATCACATGCATCACAAGTTTTGGATCTTTCTTTGAGATCTCTTTTGATTCAAATCGGAAGTTGCCACATTGTTATCGATATTCTTGTGAAGAGCTTATCACAG GAATTGACAAACAATTCTAGTAATTCTCTTCGTCACGGTGACAATTATCCTTCTTGGTTAGCCTATACATTCAAAGGACCTTCTGTAGTTTTCCAAGTGCCTGAGGCTAATGATTGTTGCATGAAGGGGATAactttgtgtgttatttattcGTCAACACATGAAAATCTAGCAACCGATTGTTTCGCTAGTGTGTTGATCATTAATTACACCAAATTCACTATCCAAATTTTCAAGCAAGACACGGTAAGGTCGTTCAATGATGAAGACTGGCAAGGTGTAATATCAAGTTTAGGAGTTGGTGACAATGTGGAGATTTTTGTAGCTATTGGGAATGGATTTACCGTTAAGGAGATGGCTGTCTATCTAGTATATGACCCTTCAAATGCTATGGAAATCGAGCCTTTAAATGCTATGGAAGTTGACCGGTCGACTGAGACAAAAATTGAGCCATTACAGGAAGTGGAAATGCAACCATCACCTAATGTGAAATCAGAGGCATCAGCTGAAGAGGAAGTACAACCATCGCCTCGTGTGCAAATGGAGCCATCATCTGATGAGGGAGTACAAGTGTCACCTAATGTGAAAATGGATCCATCAGCTGAAGAGGAAGTACAACCATCGCCTCATGTGCAAACAGAGCCATCAGCCGATGAGGGCGTACAACTGTCACCTAATGTAAAAATGGAGCCATCAGCTGAAGAGGAAGTACAGCCACCGCCTCATGTGCAAACGGAGCCATCAGCTGACGAGGGAGTACAAGTGTCCCCTAATGTGAAAATGGAGCCATCAGCTGAAGAGGAAGTACAGCGCAACAACTATGAACATCAAGAAAGTTCAGAAAAACATGTTATCTACAGGATAGACCCTCAG ACAATTAGGGTGGACTCTGATGAGGAATATGAAAGCCTCCAACCTTTTAAACCTTCTAGGAAGGTGAATAAG AGTGATCACTTAAGCAATGGTGATTCTGCTTCATCTGTCCCCCCTATCACATCGAAGGAAAAGTCGGATTCTTTGAGAAAG GAGATTGAAAATCCTCAACAAACACTACCTTCACTGAAGAGTAAGGCACCAGATGCCATAAAAGTTCCGTCTGATTTTATCAATAGCTTACCACAGAAAAAAGTTCTTGAAAAAGGTTCTTCAACTAAATCAACTCCAATAATTTCTCTAACATCACCAAGAATGAAGCAAGAGAAGGTAAATGAAAGCATCACAAGTAAATCCTCCGCTTCAAAGGGTCCAAGTGCAACAGAAAATGTAGAAAAGGTTTCTTCTAAACAAGAATCAGTTTATGAACATTCACTAGTTGATTATTCTAAATACAAGGAACTTATTGAAGAGGATCCTCTAGCCATGATGGAGAAACTCCTTTCTGGTGAACTCAGTTTTTCGTCAAAGACTTCACAATCTACAAAACAAGCAGAAACTACTCAAGCTGAGAGGGTACCGATCAATGCACTGCTTGATGACTTAAGACTTCTAGTTTTTTCAAGTAACCTTTTGAATTATCTGCCCAATGACACAAACCGTCGAGAAAAGGTAAAAGGTTTATTATTTGAACTCAATGATAGGGTCGATGAACTGTCTGAAAAACAAGTTTTGGGTCTTGATGAGTTCACTAAAATCTTCGATGAAGCCGCAATCATCATTGATGATAGTCGAGATAATGCCGATTCTCTTCAAGAGCTTGAATTGAACCGCAAAAACACAATTTCTAAACTTCAGGCTTCCAAGGACAAAATAAAGAGATTAGCTGAATCAATTTATGCTGACCAGTATAAAATCGAAGATATAAATATTCAAATTGAGGATATACAAACACAAATTCAATTACTTAAGGAGCAAGTAAATAAGCTTCAGCAAGAAAAGTCTCTCTTGATAGATACTTGTTCGAAATGTCACGAAAAAAGTGTTGACATTATGAAAGATATCAAAAGTATATCCTCAGAAGCTGTGGAAATCCTTGAGAAAACTTCCCACCTCGAAAAGAAAGAACAAGAATTCAATTTGAATTACAAGAGACTCCAAGAGCACTATACCAAAATGAAATTAGCACCTCCCTTTTGA